A DNA window from Prochlorococcus marinus str. GP2 contains the following coding sequences:
- the bcp gene encoding thioredoxin-dependent thiol peroxidase: MALKVGDKAPVFKLKDSFEKEVSLSDFKGKRIILYFYPKDNTPGCTKEACNFKENWDLLQKNNIVVIGISKDNASSHQKFIEKFNLPFILLTDPDPFKVSSDYDSYGLKKFMGKEYMGMMRNTFLIDTDGCIEKIYLKVKAAIMADHIIADLGLS, from the coding sequence ATGGCTCTTAAGGTTGGCGACAAAGCACCAGTATTTAAATTAAAAGATTCTTTTGAGAAAGAAGTTTCTCTTAGTGATTTTAAAGGTAAAAGAATAATACTATATTTTTATCCAAAAGATAATACTCCAGGATGTACTAAAGAAGCCTGTAATTTTAAAGAGAATTGGGATTTACTCCAAAAAAATAATATTGTCGTAATTGGAATTAGTAAAGATAATGCCTCCTCTCATCAGAAGTTTATAGAAAAATTTAATTTACCTTTTATTCTTTTAACTGATCCTGACCCTTTTAAAGTTTCTTCTGATTACGATAGCTATGGACTTAAGAAATTCATGGGGAAAGAATATATGGGAATGATGAGAAATACTTTCTTAATCGATACTGATGGTTGCATCGAAAAAATTTACCTAAAGGTAAAAGCAGCAATAATGGCTGATCATATAATTGCTGACCTTGGGTTAAGCTAA
- a CDS encoding type III pantothenate kinase, giving the protein MVSDINFLLVGNSRLHWAKYSKNQSKFFHTKKDQKVPKNIDLDQLIWASVGKLPNFLLKKENEIKTKDIQLSNLPYYFGVDRALACIAALKTIENPDKKDLLIADFGTIVSITKLNSNGSIIGGQLIPGFLTQLKSMEKNTKNLKVPKKYDIPIKDFLLNTEEAILKGVINSLTGVINSLFNPANDILVICGGDSQLLTKSLKTEKENIINAPNLVMEGMIIHYLSIRELA; this is encoded by the coding sequence ATGGTCTCAGATATAAATTTTTTATTAGTAGGTAATAGTAGGCTTCATTGGGCGAAATATTCTAAAAATCAATCTAAATTCTTCCATACCAAAAAAGATCAAAAAGTTCCAAAAAATATAGATCTTGATCAATTAATTTGGGCTTCTGTAGGAAAACTACCAAATTTTTTATTGAAAAAAGAAAATGAAATAAAAACTAAAGATATTCAGTTATCTAATCTTCCTTATTATTTTGGAGTTGATAGAGCTCTTGCATGTATTGCCGCTTTAAAAACTATTGAAAACCCTGACAAAAAAGATTTACTAATTGCAGATTTTGGAACAATAGTATCAATAACAAAATTGAATTCAAATGGATCTATTATAGGAGGTCAACTTATTCCAGGTTTTCTAACACAATTAAAATCAATGGAAAAAAATACAAAAAATCTTAAAGTTCCCAAAAAATATGATATTCCGATCAAAGATTTTTTACTTAATACAGAAGAAGCAATTTTAAAAGGAGTAATCAACTCTCTAACTGGAGTGATAAATAGTTTATTTAATCCCGCAAATGATATTTTAGTAATCTGTGGAGGAGACTCTCAATTACTCACAAAATCTTTAAAGACTGAAAAAGAAAATATTATCAATGCTCCTAATTTAGTTATGGAAGGGATGATTATTCACTACTTGTCCATTAGAGAATTAGCTTAA
- a CDS encoding phosphoadenylyl-sulfate reductase yields the protein MIENIHKDIQTNLRKYNNDLLNMNPQGILSWGYEKFDNQFAITTSFGIQSSVLLDMVSKLCLQKKIKIFWIDTGYLPPETYHYAEKLIEDLSLEVEVLQSELSPARMEAKYGKLWETNKESDLDKYHQLRKIKPLDNGLEKYNISCWASGVRSSQTENRNKMKYLDVIRQRLSLRPLLHWTNKDIFYYMEKNNLPAHPLFNKGYSSVGDWHSSSPDGIETKGRDARFGGIKQECGIHINN from the coding sequence ATGATTGAAAACATCCACAAAGATATTCAAACAAACTTAAGGAAATATAATAATGATCTATTAAATATGAATCCTCAAGGAATACTTTCATGGGGTTATGAAAAGTTTGATAATCAATTTGCCATTACAACAAGTTTTGGCATTCAGTCATCAGTCCTTTTAGATATGGTCAGTAAATTATGTCTGCAAAAAAAAATCAAAATATTTTGGATAGACACAGGTTACTTGCCTCCAGAAACATACCATTACGCTGAAAAGCTTATTGAAGATTTATCCTTAGAAGTAGAAGTTCTTCAAAGTGAATTATCTCCAGCACGAATGGAGGCTAAATACGGCAAACTTTGGGAAACAAATAAAGAAAGTGATTTAGATAAGTATCATCAATTAAGAAAGATAAAGCCTCTAGATAATGGTCTAGAAAAATATAATATTTCCTGCTGGGCAAGCGGTGTTAGATCCAGTCAAACAGAAAATAGAAATAAAATGAAATACCTAGACGTAATTCGTCAAAGACTTTCTTTAAGACCTTTATTACATTGGACAAATAAAGATATTTTTTATTATATGGAGAAGAATAATTTACCTGCCCATCCACTTTTTAACAAAGGTTATTCTTCTGTAGGGGATTGGCATTCAAGCAGTCCCGATGGTATTGAAACAAAAGGCAGAGATGCAAGATTTGGAGGGATTAAACAAGAATGTGGGATACACATTAATAATTAA
- a CDS encoding NAD(P)/FAD-dependent oxidoreductase — protein MKSIQKPIVIVGAGFAGMTFALNLKNLNPSLPILVVDSETNFIFKPLMYEVLSQEIRSWEAAPKFANIFSDAGITFLRNCLTKISFKENILEFSDDLKLSYQYLVICTGSIPNSFSIKGVYENCYFFNDFNDLNELNSFFKKSQETALHKKLFIVGGGPSGIELACKIKDIFINQFEINVIEKSNEILNKNKIFNREQAEKALEKRKIKVLLNSTVKEVSETKISILSENGITSLDKDIVIWTAGVKPNLSYLETDEITKKFGRILVNKNSQIENHKNCFAIGDISIISGMEDLPITAQVAMQEGNHLAKNLELLIKGKDPLPFEFQDNGEMISLGIGDASISGLGVTLSGKLAFEARRLIYASKLPDITESLKSASSWIFQKKSIFKKFF, from the coding sequence ATGAAATCAATACAAAAACCAATAGTAATAGTTGGAGCAGGTTTTGCAGGTATGACATTTGCTTTGAATTTAAAGAATCTTAATCCTTCTTTACCGATTCTTGTAGTTGATTCTGAGACTAACTTTATATTTAAACCTTTAATGTACGAAGTTTTAAGTCAAGAAATAAGAAGTTGGGAAGCCGCCCCAAAATTTGCAAATATTTTTTCTGATGCTGGTATAACTTTTTTAAGAAATTGTTTAACCAAGATTTCCTTCAAAGAAAATATTCTTGAATTTAGTGACGATTTAAAATTAAGTTATCAGTATCTTGTTATCTGTACAGGATCTATTCCAAATAGTTTCTCAATAAAAGGTGTGTATGAAAATTGTTATTTTTTTAATGATTTTAATGATCTTAATGAATTAAATTCTTTTTTCAAAAAATCACAAGAAACTGCTTTGCATAAAAAGTTATTTATAGTTGGAGGTGGTCCCTCTGGCATCGAACTAGCATGCAAAATTAAAGATATATTTATAAACCAATTTGAAATCAATGTAATAGAAAAATCAAATGAAATCCTTAATAAAAACAAAATTTTTAATAGAGAACAGGCAGAAAAGGCATTAGAAAAAAGAAAAATCAAAGTACTTTTGAATTCCACAGTTAAAGAAGTCTCAGAAACTAAAATTAGTATTTTAAGTGAGAATGGAATAACTTCTTTGGATAAAGATATCGTTATTTGGACGGCAGGGGTTAAACCTAATTTGTCTTACTTAGAAACTGATGAAATAACAAAAAAATTCGGAAGAATTTTAGTAAATAAAAATTCGCAAATAGAAAACCATAAAAACTGTTTTGCTATTGGCGATATTTCAATCATTTCAGGAATGGAGGATCTACCTATAACAGCTCAAGTTGCTATGCAAGAAGGAAATCATCTCGCTAAAAATCTAGAACTATTAATTAAAGGAAAAGATCCTTTACCTTTTGAATTTCAAGACAATGGTGAAATGATTAGCTTGGGAATAGGAGATGCTTCAATCTCTGGGCTTGGGGTTACTCTATCGGGGAAATTAGCTTTTGAGGCAAGAAGACTTATATATGCTTCTAAGTTGCCTGATATTACTGAAAGTTTAAAATCTGCATCTTCATGGATATTTCAAAAGAAATCTATTTTCAAAAAGTTTTTTTAA
- a CDS encoding 4'-phosphopantetheinyl transferase family protein encodes MKLLNEYEYKIPKIWFYEIKGVQDVATVEEIKTAKKLTSSRSKIFLETRAYLRQSLSTLFDLDPLEIPVNAYPGKPPSLPSGMGNISLSHCKDAIIIVWHKSRIGIDIERTDRDFNHIKFAEKYFLHTNKTNHNNYLTKNMILNQWCAVEAAIKWDHGKLAKDINHWQFFEKPKELIHNKKNIHLNYSHINFDNWTIALAYEEKTSLDPKIICSSRNF; translated from the coding sequence TTGAAATTATTAAATGAGTATGAATATAAAATACCAAAAATTTGGTTTTATGAGATTAAAGGTGTGCAAGATGTCGCAACGGTAGAAGAAATTAAAACTGCAAAAAAACTAACAAGTTCAAGATCAAAGATTTTTTTAGAAACAAGAGCTTATTTACGACAATCACTTTCAACACTTTTTGATTTAGATCCACTAGAAATTCCAGTTAATGCTTATCCTGGAAAACCTCCAAGTTTACCCTCTGGCATGGGAAATATAAGTTTAAGTCATTGTAAAGATGCCATTATTATAGTTTGGCATAAAAGCAGAATAGGGATTGATATTGAGAGAACAGATAGAGATTTTAACCATATAAAATTTGCAGAAAAATATTTTTTACATACCAACAAAACAAATCATAATAATTATTTGACAAAAAATATGATATTAAATCAATGGTGTGCTGTTGAAGCGGCTATAAAATGGGATCATGGAAAATTAGCTAAAGACATTAACCATTGGCAATTTTTTGAAAAGCCAAAAGAGTTGATTCATAATAAGAAAAACATACATTTAAATTATTCACATATTAACTTCGATAATTGGACTATAGCTTTAGCATACGAAGAAAAAACTTCTTTAGATCCTAAGATTATTTGTTCTTCAAGAAATTTTTAG